A segment of the Chryseobacterium scophthalmum genome:
TGCAATTATGTATCCTCCATCAGAAGTTTGTTGTATCGATTTTGCAAGATCATAAGAACTTCCACCTAAAGATTTTTGCCATTGTATGGAAGGTGCTGTCTGCGCATTCATAACTGAAAAAGAGATAATGAAAAAAGAAAGAGTAAATTTAAAATATTTCATAAGCGTTTGTATTAGTGTTGGTTAATCAAATTTAAATAAATTTATTCATATCTTAATGACTAATTAGGAAGCTTGAACTAAGCCTGGTTAAAAAGACAAAAAACTCACACTTTTCAGCATGAGTTTTAAATATATTTTGTTGAAATTATTTATTGTTTTTAAAATAATTAACCCCACATTCCAAGAATTTTTTAAACTTCTCTTTTTCCATATAACCTGAAACCGGAGTATTGATTACTTTTCCATCCGGAGTTAAAAGAACGTAATGAGGCTGCGAATTATTATTAAAATTAGCGGTTTGGAATAAACTCCATCTGTCACCAATTGTTTTTACTTTTTTCACCTGCCCGTCTCCCAAATCGATTTTAGTTTTTTGATCTTCAGGAAGCTCTTCTTTGTCGTCTACATAAAGAGAGGCAAGAACAACGTCGTTCTGAAGAATTGGTAAAATATCCGGTTCGCTCCAAACGAATTCTTCCATTTTTCTACAGTTTTCACAACCGTACCCTGTAAAGTCAATCAGAATTGGTTTGTTTTCTTTTTTGGCCAATTCTATAGCGTTAAAGAAATCATGTTCAGGATGCATTCCCAAAATTCCGTCTTTTTCATCATGGAAATAACTAACATTCAAAGGAGGCAAAATTCCGCTTAATAATGATAATTTTGGACGTTCTGCAGGAATTAATCCTTGAATTAAATAAACAACAAAACCAATTCCTAAAACTCCGATGATCTTTCTTGTAATAGAAATTTTTGGCTTCTTATCATCATGAGGGAATCTTATCAATCCGAATAAATAAATAACTAATCCAATGGCAACTACAATCCAGATTGCGATGAAAAGCTCTCTTTTAATCAAGAATGTTTTAGATACTAAATCTGCTTTTGATAAGAATTTTAAAGCCAAAGCCAATTCCACAAAACCTAAAACAACTTTCACGGTATTCATCCAGCCTCCCGATTTTGGAAGACTTTGTAAAGCTTGCGGGAATAGCGCCAATAATCCGAAAACAATCGCCCAAGCCAATCCGAAACCTGCCAAAGCAAATGTTAACAACATCGGAACGTTTGCCGAACCTGTAATGGCACTTCCCAATAAACTTCCCAAAATAGGACCTGTACAAGAGAAAGAAACAATTACTAAAGTTAAAGCCATGAAGAAAATACCAATCATTCCGCCTGCTTCTTCTGCTTTTGAAGATTTGTTGGCAATAGAGCTTGGTAATGTAATATCGTAGTATCCGAAGAAACTTCCTGCGAAGAAAATAAAAATGATGAAGAAAACGATATTCAGCCAAACGTTGGTAGAAATTTCGTTGAAAATATTTCCTGCAATTCCATCAATTAAATGGAAAGGAAGACTTAATAAAACAAAGATTAAAAGAATGAAAAATCCATAAACCAAAGCATCTCTTTTTCCTTTTGCCGGGTTTTTATTCCCTTTTGTAAAGAAAGAAACCGTTAATGGAATCATCGGGAAAACGCATGGTGTTAACAAAGCGATCAAACCACCAATGAAACCTAATAAAAGATACGTCCAGTAATTTTCATCAATTTTAGATGAACCAGTTCCACAATCTGTTAATGGTTTTGAGATATCAATAGAAGCTACTTTTAATTGTTTAGGATCTAATTTTGCGGTCTCAACGATTGTAGAATCTCCTTTTACAGGATTTCTGCTAAGCGTTTCAACAACTTTAGCAGAATCTTTAGTTGCCTCAGTTTTATCATCAGCTACAGCTTCTTCTGTCACTCCAGTTGGAGTAATTTTTTTGTTGAATTCTAAAGTATTCGGAGCAAGACAAACTCTGTCGTCACACGTTTGATAGGTGATTTCTGCAACTACATCTCCGGCTTTTGTTGGGTCTTTCAGTTTAAATTTTTGTTTAAAACCTGCAGAATTTGAATAGTAAATAATCGTTCCGCCAAAAGCTTCAGAAAATTCTTCATGCTTTTTTCCGACTTCCTGAAATTTACCAATCAGTTCAATGTTTTTTCCCGAAACCACATATTCTGTAGGGATTCCTGTGTCTTCAGGAATATCTCTTGAGTAAATATGCCATCCGCTTTCCAGTGTAGCATTCAAAACAGCTTCATACTGATTGTTGCCTAATTCGTTAACGGTGAATTTGAATTTTACAGGATTTTTGATCTGTGCTGAAATTCCTACAAAAAGTACAAGAAAAAAAAGAAAAAATGTTTTATTAAGTGATTTAAACCACATGATGTAATTGTTTTTTTTATTAGAAAGTTTACAAAAATAAAGTTTTTTACTAAGATTTGATTTAAAACTTGAAACTGTATTCCAGATTAGCGATAAAACTTCGTGTTAAACCATCTGGTCTTACGTCTCGCACGGCAAAAGGAGCTCCTAAACTAAGCTGAAGCGCGTGAACTTCATTCAAATTATAATCAAAAAACAGATTTCCATTAACCGTTAAACCTTGAGAACCGTCAATTTCTCGTTCTGTTCCAAACGTATCGGTGAATTGATCATTCGAAAGATGGTAAATATTCAACAATCCAGGAGTAATCTGAAGCTTGTCTGTAATTTTGAAAGGATAAGATACTCTGAGCAAAACGTCACCGCTTCGTTTAAAATCTTTAGTAGTATGAAAATTTCTCAATGGAGAATTTACAGGATAATTTTCGCCAACAAACTGATTGTTGTTTTGAGTCAATGGCTGTTGTAAAGCTGCAACCAACTGTAGTTTTTCAATCTGATATCCTGCTCCAACAATAAGATCAAAAGTACCTAAACTGGCTTGATAATCCATTGGTAAAGTTCCGCCGTTTTTGGTTTTATTTCCGTCTGTTAAAGGGATTTTTGTACCTAAAGTAAAGCTTAAATTTTTATTTAAACGATAATTCGTACTCAAATAAATATCTGATAATCCGAAAGTGCTTATGTTGTTTCCAACCTGTGAAAGAGACGTCACTTTAGCATTAATGGCAAATTTAGAATTGATCTGTCTGTTGTATTCTGCGTATTGACTATAAGCGGTAATCTCGTTATCTGCTTTCCCGACAGAAAAACCAATTTTTAACTGATTTTTTTGCACAGAAATAGAATCATTCTGATGCGGTTTCAAACTGTTTACAGTACAAAACCCTGCATCGCTGCAACCTTGAGCTTTTAATGAACTTGTAGTCATTGCAAACAAAAAGAAGCAAAAACTGTAGAAATATTGATTTTTCATATTGTGTGGATTTTAATTGTTTTAAAAACTAAATTTATAACTGTTTTAAAATATCTTCCAACGAAGCTCTTTCTTTATAATCCGGGTTAAAATGTCTCCAAGAAATTTCTTTATTTTCATTAATAATGAACGTTGCAGAAACCGGAAGTCTTCCAGAATTATCTGATCTACTGTCTGTAAAATCACCTTTTAATCTTGAATTGTAAAAATCAAGCGTTTTTTGCTCCGGTGTGTAAAGTACATCAAACATTTCGGCAATTTTATAATCTTCATCATACAAAACGGTGTAATCTGTTTTAGTTTTAGCGATGGTTTTTTCAATAAACTCAGGCTTTTCTGGCGAAATAATGACCAGTCTTGCATTTTTTGCTTTCAACTCAGGTGAAATATTTTGTAGGCTTTCTACATATTTGTTGCAGTAAGGGCACCATTGTCCGCGAATGAAAACCAAAACGATCTTCTCCTTTTCTTTTGATAAAGTAAATGTTTTTCCTAAATGATCTTTAGCAGAAAAATCGGCAATTTTATCGCCCACCATTTTTCCTTTTACCTGATCGATTGCTTTAACCGTGTTTTTTGAAAAAGCTTTATCTAAAACTGCCATCCCAACTCCCGAAAACTGTTGCGCATTATAATATCCGAAATCATATTGAATCAACTCTCCATTCTTATCTAAAAATAAAAACGAAGGATAATTTACAATTTTATATTTTTTCACAAGCTGAAGTCCGTCTTTATCTTTTTCAGCATCAATCGCAAGATTTACAAAGTTTTTGTTGAAAAGTTCTCCGATTTTCTCATCAGTAAAGGTATTCTTTTTCATCAGTTTACAGGGGCCGCACCAAGTTGTAAATAAATCGATGAAAATAAGTTTGTTTTCTTTTTGGGCTATTTTTTTAGCGGCTTCAAAATTTACATCCTGAAAATTAATACCTTTTTCTTTTTGCGCACTTACAAAAATCCCTAAAAACAGGAATGTGCTGAATATAATTGTTTTGAACATAACGATTGTTTTTATTAAGTTCCCTAAAAAAGAAAAAATCACCCGTTCTTCAGATGATTTTTTGTAATTTATTGATTTTCAGTTTAAAAATTTTTATCTTTTATTTTCCGAATCTGTTCTACGCATTTGTATTTTTGGTTTTGCGCATTATGCTTGCTTGAATATTTATATTTATCCTGAATCTCTTCAATGCTTTTATTTTTTATAAAAATATCCTGAATTAAATTCTGACAATGTGAAGAAATGGCTTTAATATATCCCGTCAGTTTTTCCCAATAATATTTTTCGTTTTCAATGGCAAGGTTAATTTCCTGCTGGTTTTCGATGAAATAAGTATCGGGAAACTCGATATAAAAATGCCTGTTTTTTAATCTTTTCAGCCATAGATTTTTAGAAATTCCTACAATGTAGTTTCCCAAACAAGTATAGGCTTCAAAATTATCACGATGCAGTTTCTCGTAAAGAATAAGCAGCGAATCCTGAAAAATATCTTCGGCATCCTCAGAATTTCCTTTATTATTAAGAATGTATTTTTTTACGTAAACAAAATAATTTTGGTACAAAATACCGAAAGCTACATTGCTGTTTTTTTTGAAATCTTCTATGGCTAAAGAATTGGCTGTTCTTCTATCCATTGTACTGTGGTTGTTTTTTGTGTATTAACTTCTGCCTCAGATCTGCGATCCTGTCGTAACGGAACAATTCCTAAAATGTGATCTTTGGCATCGCACAAAATCCATATTTTTTCTTTAGTTAAAGCAGATAATTTTTCATCTCTGAAAAACTTAGATACCTTCTTTTTTCCGGAAAAACCTGAAGGATAAAACTCATCGCCATCTTTTTGTTTCCTCAGATACAAAGGGAATTGAAGTTTGTCGGTATCAAAAACCCAATTAAAAGGTTTGCCATCTTCAATATAATTTTTAATATTGATAGATGTCTGATCTTGGTGAGAATCAAAATTTT
Coding sequences within it:
- a CDS encoding redoxin domain-containing protein; this translates as MFKTIIFSTFLFLGIFVSAQKEKGINFQDVNFEAAKKIAQKENKLIFIDLFTTWCGPCKLMKKNTFTDEKIGELFNKNFVNLAIDAEKDKDGLQLVKKYKIVNYPSFLFLDKNGELIQYDFGYYNAQQFSGVGMAVLDKAFSKNTVKAIDQVKGKMVGDKIADFSAKDHLGKTFTLSKEKEKIVLVFIRGQWCPYCNKYVESLQNISPELKAKNARLVIISPEKPEFIEKTIAKTKTDYTVLYDEDYKIAEMFDVLYTPEQKTLDFYNSRLKGDFTDSRSDNSGRLPVSATFIINENKEISWRHFNPDYKERASLEDILKQL
- a CDS encoding protein-disulfide reductase DsbD family protein: MWFKSLNKTFFLFFLVLFVGISAQIKNPVKFKFTVNELGNNQYEAVLNATLESGWHIYSRDIPEDTGIPTEYVVSGKNIELIGKFQEVGKKHEEFSEAFGGTIIYYSNSAGFKQKFKLKDPTKAGDVVAEITYQTCDDRVCLAPNTLEFNKKITPTGVTEEAVADDKTEATKDSAKVVETLSRNPVKGDSTIVETAKLDPKQLKVASIDISKPLTDCGTGSSKIDENYWTYLLLGFIGGLIALLTPCVFPMIPLTVSFFTKGNKNPAKGKRDALVYGFFILLIFVLLSLPFHLIDGIAGNIFNEISTNVWLNIVFFIIFIFFAGSFFGYYDITLPSSIANKSSKAEEAGGMIGIFFMALTLVIVSFSCTGPILGSLLGSAITGSANVPMLLTFALAGFGLAWAIVFGLLALFPQALQSLPKSGGWMNTVKVVLGFVELALALKFLSKADLVSKTFLIKRELFIAIWIVVAIGLVIYLFGLIRFPHDDKKPKISITRKIIGVLGIGFVVYLIQGLIPAERPKLSLLSGILPPLNVSYFHDEKDGILGMHPEHDFFNAIELAKKENKPILIDFTGYGCENCRKMEEFVWSEPDILPILQNDVVLASLYVDDKEELPEDQKTKIDLGDGQVKKVKTIGDRWSLFQTANFNNNSQPHYVLLTPDGKVINTPVSGYMEKEKFKKFLECGVNYFKNNK
- a CDS encoding RNA polymerase sigma factor, translated to MDRRTANSLAIEDFKKNSNVAFGILYQNYFVYVKKYILNNKGNSEDAEDIFQDSLLILYEKLHRDNFEAYTCLGNYIVGISKNLWLKRLKNRHFYIEFPDTYFIENQQEINLAIENEKYYWEKLTGYIKAISSHCQNLIQDIFIKNKSIEEIQDKYKYSSKHNAQNQKYKCVEQIRKIKDKNF